Sequence from the Lysobacter capsici genome:
CAGGCGCTGCACGAAAGCCAGCAGAAATTGCTGGAAATGAACGAGACCCTGCGCCGGCTCAGCGACGTGGACGGCCTGACCGGGCTCAACAACCGGCGTTACCTCGATCGTTATCTGGATCAGGAATGGCGCCGCGCCGCGCGCGAACGCCGCGATTTCTCGATCCTCATGATCGATGTCGACAACTTCAAGGCCTACAACGACGTCTACGGCCATCTGGCCGGCGACGAAGCGCTCAAGACCGTCGCCAGCGAGATCCAGCGCTGCGCGCATCGCCCGGCCGACGTGGCGGCGCGCTTCGGCGGCGAGGAGTTCTCGTTGATCCTGCCGGCGACTTCGATGGAAGGCGCCAGGCTGGTGGCCGACCTGATCTGCACCAGCGTCTATCAACTCGGCATTCCCAATCGTGGCGCGCCGCTGGAACGCGTCACCGTCAGCATCGGCGGCGCGACCTGTTCGCTCAGTCAGGTCGAATCGCACGAAACCTTGCTGGAAGCCGCCGATCTCGCCCTGTACGAAGCCAAGCGGATGGGCAAGAATCAGGCGGTCTTGCGCGAGTTGGGATGAACGCGGCAGTCCATCCACGCGGCGCTTGAGCCGACGGCAATCGCGGAGCGCTGATCCGAACAAGCAAATTCGATATTCATCACAGTCTGTCGCGACCCCGCGAGCGCGGCGCGCAAGCACGCTCGCATCGCCCGCGGCGATGGCCGCCCGTTCGCGCCGATCGCGTTTGTGCAGACATCAAAGCCAGAGGACACCCATCGAATGGGAACGTATCGACAAACCCTCAGCAGCGGCGGTCAAGTGCAGCTTGCGACCTGGGACGACATGCAGCCGCCCGTGCACGGGCCCGACTTGCAGCAGCGCGCCTGGAACCCCGATGCCAGCCGCACCGGCCTGGCGTTCTACGATTCGACCGTCCACTACATGCGCAACGACTGGGCCAGCGCGAACATGGACGTGGTGCCGGTCAGCGCCGGTCAGCACAATCTGCTGCTGTACCGCAATCGCGAAAGCGACACCTGGCATACCGCCGAAGCGCTCGACATCGACCACGTGCAGCCGTGGAAACAACACCTGCACGACGTCGGCACGCGCAGCATGGCCGACGCCCAGCAGGCCTATAACGACGTCGGCAACCTGCGCGCGCTGCCCGGGGTGATCAATCGCGCCCGCACCAGCGCCGAGCGCGCGCTCGAACAGGGCCTGGACTCGGAGGCGTGGCGCAACTGGTCCGATCAACATTTCCGCTACGACCCGAACGAAGCGCATCCGGCCTTCGACCCGCAACGCGACGCCGCCCGCCGCACCGCCACCACGCTCAACCAGCCGTGGACGCTCGAAGACGGCCGTTCGACACTGAGTTTCGACACCCGCGTGCAGGGCAAGTGGTTCGAACACCAGCTATCGCAGCATTACGCCGGTTCGGTCGAGATGGTCTCCGACGAGGACGGCTCGCGGCGCAACGTGCATCTGTTCCAGTGCCCGGTGACCCGGCAACTGGTGACCCGCGACGCCTTCGACATCGACCATGTCCGGCCGTTCGAGGACGTGGCGCGCGAGCGGCTGGAGCAATCGGGCGGTTCGATCAGCAAGGCCGAAGCCTTGAACCTGTACAACGACACCAGCAATCTTCGTCTGGTCAGCCGCAGCGCGAATTGCTCGCACGAGTGGGAACTCGACGCGCACGGCGAATACCGCGACCGCGAGGCGCCCGAGACCGACGAGGACCGCGCCTTCATCGAACACGGGCCGGTGACCGAGGAAGATCAGCACGCGCTCGACGACCTGCGCGGCATGCTCGACCGCAACGCGCATCCGACGCGGACCTTCGGCGACGACGCGCCGGTGCATACGCCACAGGTGCATTACCGGCTCAACGACGAGCGCAATCCCGATCACGCGCTGTTCGGCCAGGCCCGGCAGCAGATGGGCGTGTTGAACGGCCAGCACGGCTGGAACCTGGGTGAGCAGCAACTCGACAACGCCTCGGCCGCATTGACCGTCGCGGCCAAGCAGAACCATCTGCCGGCGATCGACAGCGTGCTGTTCCAACAGCCGGACAAGTTGTTCGCGGTGCGCGGGCAGGGCGAGGCGATGCAGTGGGCCGGGGTCGATGCGCAGGCGGCGATCAACAAGCCGATCGCGTTGAGTTCGCGCGAGGCGCGCGAGATCGCGCCCACCGTGCAGGCGCCGCCGACCGCGCAGGCGCAGGGTATGGACGTCGACGTGCAACCGATGCAGATCGGGCGCCACGGACACTAGGGTCCGCCGGTCAGGACGGATCGCATGACCCGCGACGCGTCGTTATCGTCGCGTCGCGGGTCGTTGCCGCAATGCCGCCGGCAGACGGCGCGCGGGCAGGGCAGGCGTTCGGGCACCGACCGCCGCGCGGCGGGACACGATCGCTAAAGATTCCGATAGCGGCGCGCGGCCGCCGAATCTCTACTGTGCGCCTTCCCGCCAGGCGCCGATCCCATGTCCGATCCATCGCGATTTCCCGTCTCCCGCCGGCGCTTCGCCGCGGTCGTATTCGCCGTCGCTGTGTTCGCGGTCTTGACCGGCCAGCCCGCCAGGGCCTCGGATCATCTCGACTCGCCGAGCGTGATCGCCGACCCGCGCGCCGACATCGGCGACCTGTACGCATGGATGGCGCCCGACGGCCGCCATCTGAATCTGGTCATGACCATCGTCGGGCACGGCTTCTCCGACAAGCTCGATTACGTGTTCCATATCGACAGCGCCAGGCGTTTTGGCCGGACCGGCAAGACCACCCGGATCAGCTGCCGCTTCGCCGCGCCCGAACGCGCCGACTGCTCCCTCGGCGAGATCGACAGCGCCCAAGGCGATGCCAGCGACGAACAAGGCCTGTGGAGCCGGGACCGCCGTTTTCGCGTGTTCGCCGGACTGCGCGACGATCCGTTCTTCAATAACGTCAAGGGCACGCGCGCGGCCTACAACATCGCCGATGCCGCCTTGAAGCGCGGCGTCGCGGTCGATGCCGCGCATTGCCCGCGGTTCGATCGCGCGACTTCCGATGCGATTTTCGAACAGTGGAAACACACCGACGGCGGCCCGGCGCGCAATTTGCTCGCCGGCTGGACCCCTGCGTCGATCGTGATCCAGGTCGATCTGGATGCGGTGAATCGCGGCGGCAAGTTGCTCGCGGTGTGGGCGGCGACGCGATCGGCCGAACGCCAGATCGACCGCGCCGGCCGCACCCTGACCGGCAACGCGCTGCTAGGAACGCTGGACAGCGAGGAGGTCAGCGATGCGCTCAAGGAGCGCTACAACGCCGCCACCCCGGCCACCGGCGCGCCGTTCGTGGCGGAGATCGAGAAGTCGCTGGGCCTGTACGACGGCTTCGACGGCCGCTGCGGCAATCAATGGCTGGCGCGGCCTGCGTCGTCGTCGCCGTATCGCGCCCTGGCCGAGTTGCTCGCCGACGACCGGCTGTGGATCAACAGCGCGTCCAAGGTCTGCGCGCAACCGTTCGCGGTCGAACTGGCGCGGTTCGATCGACACAACCAGGTCTGGCGTCGCGATTGCGGCGGCCGTACGCCGAATGTCGGCGCGATCAATGTGTACCGATCGTTGCTGGTCGATGCGAGCACCGATAGCGTCGACGACGGCGTGGAACGCGACGACAAGCTGCATTCGATCTCGCGGTTTCCGTTTCTGGCGCCGGCCGATGCGGCGGGGTATCCCCAATGAGCGCCACGCGCCGCACCGCGCTGCGCGTGCATGCGCTGACGGCGTTGTCGCTGTTCGCCGGTTCCGCCGCGGCGCATAGCGGCACCGGCCTGGCCGGCGGTTTCGCCTCGGGCTTCGCTCATCCGTTCGGCGGCGGCGATCATCTGCTTGCGATGGTGTGCGTGGGCATCTGGGGCGCGTTGTTGGGCGCGCGATTACGGTATGCGTTGCCGGTGGTGTTTCCGCTGCTCATGGTCGCCGGCGCGATCGCCGGCATGTTCGCGCTGCCGATGCCGCCGGTCGAACTCGGCATCGCGCTGTCGGTCGTGGTGCTGGGCGGCTGCATCGCCATGGCGTGGCGCGCGCCGGCGTGGCTGGCGATCGCGATCGTGTCGCTGTTCGCCGTGTTCCATGGCTATGCGCATGGCCGCGAATTGCCGTCGGCGGCCGATCCGGTCGGCTACAGCCTGGGATTCGTATTCGCGACCGGATTGCTGCATGTGCTCGGCATCGGTCTGGGCGAGGGCGCGTTGCGCAAGGGCCAAGTGTGGCTCGTCCGTGCGCTGGGCGCGGCGATCGGCCTGGTCGGAGCGTTTTACCTGTGGTCGGCGATCCTCGCTTGAACGCCGATGCGCTCGCGCCGTCGTTGCTTTGCGCCGCATGCGGCCTGGCGCTGGCATTCGCGCCGTTGCCAGTGAGGTGGACGAGCGCGGCGCTCGCCGCCGTCGCCGCGATCGCCGCGGTGATCGTGAGCGCGTACCTCATGCGCCCGGCGTGGACCGCGATGGCCGCGCGACAGGCGACGCACGTGTGTTGGTTCGGCGTCGTCGTGTGTGCGGCGAGCGTGTATCTGCCGGTCGCGGTGTCGCGAAGGTTCGCGCCCAAAGTCGCACCGCTGCTCGCGGCGGGCGTGGGCCTGTGCTGCGGCGTCGCGATGTCGGGGCAGGGCGGTGGCAGCGGCCTGTTGCATGCATTGCCGTGCTTGCTGCTGTCGTGGCCGGCGGCGTGGTTGATCGATCGCGGCGCGGCGGTCGCGGTCAAAGTCGTCTGCAGTTGGCTGCTGGCGGTCGCGGTGCTGGCCGCGACGCTGGCGTGGCTGCCGGTCACACCGGGTTATCTGCCCGATCATCTCGAATAGAGGTCGTCATGTTCGCTTTCGATAGGTCGCAACGTGTC
This genomic interval carries:
- a CDS encoding GGDEF domain-containing response regulator; the encoded protein is MTLPPSLRPAGLPHERRIVVLLVDDQPFIGEAVRRALAKERDIDFHYCSSASDAVAMAESLQPTVIMQDLIMPDVDGMTLVHLYKLHPGLSSVPVVVLSSKEDAAVKSQAFATGATDYLVKLPDPIELIARVRHYSQSYLNQVERDLAYQALHESQQKLLEMNETLRRLSDVDGLTGLNNRRYLDRYLDQEWRRAARERRDFSILMIDVDNFKAYNDVYGHLAGDEALKTVASEIQRCAHRPADVAARFGGEEFSLILPATSMEGARLVADLICTSVYQLGIPNRGAPLERVTVSIGGATCSLSQVESHETLLEAADLALYEAKRMGKNQAVLRELG
- a CDS encoding XVIPCD domain-containing protein codes for the protein MGTYRQTLSSGGQVQLATWDDMQPPVHGPDLQQRAWNPDASRTGLAFYDSTVHYMRNDWASANMDVVPVSAGQHNLLLYRNRESDTWHTAEALDIDHVQPWKQHLHDVGTRSMADAQQAYNDVGNLRALPGVINRARTSAERALEQGLDSEAWRNWSDQHFRYDPNEAHPAFDPQRDAARRTATTLNQPWTLEDGRSTLSFDTRVQGKWFEHQLSQHYAGSVEMVSDEDGSRRNVHLFQCPVTRQLVTRDAFDIDHVRPFEDVARERLEQSGGSISKAEALNLYNDTSNLRLVSRSANCSHEWELDAHGEYRDREAPETDEDRAFIEHGPVTEEDQHALDDLRGMLDRNAHPTRTFGDDAPVHTPQVHYRLNDERNPDHALFGQARQQMGVLNGQHGWNLGEQQLDNASAALTVAAKQNHLPAIDSVLFQQPDKLFAVRGQGEAMQWAGVDAQAAINKPIALSSREAREIAPTVQAPPTAQAQGMDVDVQPMQIGRHGH
- a CDS encoding DUF4331 family protein, encoding MSDPSRFPVSRRRFAAVVFAVAVFAVLTGQPARASDHLDSPSVIADPRADIGDLYAWMAPDGRHLNLVMTIVGHGFSDKLDYVFHIDSARRFGRTGKTTRISCRFAAPERADCSLGEIDSAQGDASDEQGLWSRDRRFRVFAGLRDDPFFNNVKGTRAAYNIADAALKRGVAVDAAHCPRFDRATSDAIFEQWKHTDGGPARNLLAGWTPASIVIQVDLDAVNRGGKLLAVWAATRSAERQIDRAGRTLTGNALLGTLDSEEVSDALKERYNAATPATGAPFVAEIEKSLGLYDGFDGRCGNQWLARPASSSPYRALAELLADDRLWINSASKVCAQPFAVELARFDRHNQVWRRDCGGRTPNVGAINVYRSLLVDASTDSVDDGVERDDKLHSISRFPFLAPADAAGYPQ
- a CDS encoding HupE/UreJ family protein, encoding MSATRRTALRVHALTALSLFAGSAAAHSGTGLAGGFASGFAHPFGGGDHLLAMVCVGIWGALLGARLRYALPVVFPLLMVAGAIAGMFALPMPPVELGIALSVVVLGGCIAMAWRAPAWLAIAIVSLFAVFHGYAHGRELPSAADPVGYSLGFVFATGLLHVLGIGLGEGALRKGQVWLVRALGAAIGLVGAFYLWSAILA